The following nucleotide sequence is from Pedobacter sp. PACM 27299.
ATGTGTTTATTGGTTTTGAAAAATTAATGAAAACTTAATGCTTATAGGGATCATACTTTTAGCTATTAGCTTATTTTTGAACTATAAGATAATATCTGGAGAAACAGATTTAAAATAAACTTGACAGGATATGGCATTTAAAACAGACTGATAAATAGAAAGGGAGGCCAAAAAGAAAAAGCTTGAAAAAGGGGCCTGATATTTGATAATTTATGGCAGCGAAGGAGAGAAAGGCACTCCGTTTTTAATTCCATCTTTTTTTACGTAAAAATGTAAAAAAATTAAAAACGTATTGCACAACTCAATATTTATTTAAACCTTTGCGCCTCAACTATTTTAAAGAAGTATCAGACACAAGAAATGATTAAGCAAATTATACATAAACTTTCTATTGTAGAAGCAAAGAATATTGCTTCCAAAAGTCTGTTTATTGTCCGTTTGCGACCCATATTTTCTGTTACCACTAATCGGCAAAATTTCACGCCCCGGATTTGAATCATTTCTGAGTAACCCTCAGTACATTTCCATAGAGGATTGCCTCTTAAAAAACAATTAATCAGAACATTTATTTTTTTTCGTTAACCTATTAATGAATACAAACGATTTTATAGTGCAAGTTGCACTTCCTGAACATCGTGTCTTTGCCGAAGAAATTTGCGAAGAAATGGCCGAGTCGGCCAAAGCACGTGGTACAGGTATCGCTAAACGCTCTCCGGAGTACGTTGCAGGTAAAATTTCGGATGGAAAATCAGTCATTGCGTTCCATAAAGATGGGACCTGGGCAGGATTTTGCTATATCGAAACCTGGAGTCATGGACAATTTGTGGCCAACTCTGGCCTCATTGTAAGTCCTAAATTCCGAAAGGCCGGGCTCGCTCATGCCATCAAAGAAAAAATCTTCGAACTTTCCAGACAGAAATATCCGAAAGCCAAAATTTTTGGGCTAACGACTGGTTTGGCCGTCATGAAGATCAATTCCGACCTTGGTTACGAACCGGTTACCTACTCAGAACTTACCCAGGATGAAGATTTCTGGAAAGGGTGTCAAAGTTGCGTGAACTTTGAAATCCTGACGATGAAGGAACGTAAAAATTGCATGTGTACCGCAATGTTATACGATCCAGCAACTCAAAAGCACGATGTGGCAAAGAAATTTGCAGAAGAATTAGCGCGCAAGCCGAAATTGTATGAACGCTTTATGCGCATCAAACAAAGATTGGTGTTAAAGCCTAAATCTTCAGGAAAAGGGGGAGTAAAAGCCCTGTTATTATTATTGTTTACCTTTTTATTTAAATAGCTGTTATTTTAAGATGAAGAAAAAAGTTGTTTTAGCTTTTAGCGGAGGTTTAGATACTTCGTTTTGTTGTATTTATTTGGCACAGGATCGTGGAATGGAAGTTCACTCTGTGATTGTTAATACTGGTGGTTTTTCTGAGGAAGAATTACAAGAGATTGAAAAACGTGCTTACGCTTTAGGTGTAGCTTCTCATGCCGTAGTAGACGAAACTGCCAACTATTATGAAGGCTGTATTAAATATTTAGTGTTTGGTAATGTATTGAAAAACGCGACTTATCCACTTTCTGTAAGTGCAGAACGCGTAAGTCAGGCAACGGCCATTGCAAACTATGTGAAAAAAATTGGTGCTGACTATGTTGCTCACGGTAGTACCGGTGCAGGAAATGATCAGGTGCGTTTCGATATGATTTTTAACATCATCATCCCGAACGTAGAAATCATCACACCAATCAGAGATTTAAAATTATCGCGTGAAGCGGAAATAGAATATTTAGCCAAGCATGGCGTAGAATACAGTGCCGAAAAGGCAAGATATTCTATCAATAAAGGTCTATGGGGTACTTCTGTAGGAGGTAAAGAAACTTTAACTTCTCATGAAACTTTACCTGAAGAAGCATGGCCAACACAAGTTTCGGAAACGAAGCCACGTAAATTGGAGCTGACTTTCGAAAAAGGAGAGCTGGTAGGTATCGACGGAGAAACATTAGCTCCAGTTGCAGCCATCCAAAAATTACAAGCCATTGCACAGCCTTATGGTATTGGAAGAGACATTCACGTGGGTGATACCATTATCGGTATTAAAGGTCGTGTAGGTTTTGAAGCCGCAGCACCAATGGTAATCATCAAAGCACACCATGCTTTAGAAAAACATACGCTAACAAAATGGCAGTTGTCATGGAAAGAGCAATTGGGTTCTTTTTATGGAAACTGGCTGCATGAAGGTCAGTTTCATGATCCAATCATGCGTAATATCGAAGCTTTCCTCGCAGATACACAGAAAACAGTGAGCGGAAAAGTATTCGTAGAATTGTTGCCTTACCGTTTCCAAATTATCGGCATCGAGTCTGCACATGATTTAATGAGCAATAAATTCGGTAGCTATGGCGAAATGAACAATGCATGGAGTGGTGAAGATGTGAAAGGGTTCTCTAAGATTTTTGGTAACCAGGTAATGATCTGGCACAAAGTGAACAGCGATGAGAGTTAGAGCAGGAATCGTTGGCGGTGCCGGTTATACTGGGGGAGAGATGCTGCGTTTGCTAATCAACCACCCTTCGGTGGACATTGTTTTTGTAAATAGCAAAAGCAATGCAGGAAACCTGATCTCTGACGTACACACGGATCTTTTTGGAGATACGGACATTCGTTTTACCGGAGAACTATCATCGGATATCGACGTGTTGTTTTTATGTGTCGGTCATGGAGATGCGAAAAAATTCTTAGACGCGAATCCGGTTGCTGCAGGGATCAAAATCATTGACTTGAGTCAGGATTTTAGATTGAAAGCAGCAGCAGGACAAGATTGGGTTTATGGTTTACCAGAACTGAATCGTGATCGCATTAAAACTGCGAGTTATATTGCAAATCCAGGTTGTTTTGCCACCTGTATCCAGTTGGGATTATTGCCCCTGGCAGCTAAAGGCTTGTTAAAAGGGGAAGTTCATGTCAACGCGACTACCGGTTCTACTGGCGCCGGACAAAGTTTATCACCAACTTCTCATTTCAGCTGGCGCAACAATAACCTGTCGGTTTATAAGGCTTTTGAACACCAGCACCTGAATGAAATCGGCGAAAGCCTGATACAGATGGACCCGGATTTTGATGGCGTCCTGAATTTCATCCCGCAGCGTGGAGATTTTCCAAGGGGGATTTTGGCTTCCATGTATGTGGAAAGCGACCTGACAGCTGAGGAAGCACAAACCTTATATGAGGATTATTATGCGGCACATCCTTTTACGCATGTGAGTAAGAAAAATATAGATTTGAAACAGGTGGTGAACACAAATAAAGCATTGGTACATGTAGAAAAGCATGGTAACAAACTATTTGTAATCAGTATCATTGATAATTTATTAAAGGGGGCGAGCGGACAAGCGGTGCAGAATATGAATTTGATTTTTGGACTGGAAGAGCGGCAGGGTCTGTCGCTTAAAGCGGCAGGATTTTAATTAAAATCCCGCTGTGCTGAACTTAGTTCAGGAACTGTTTAATCTTTTAATCACTTCTTCAAACCTTCAAAAAATGAACTTATTTGACGTATACCCGTTAAACAATATTGAAATCGTAAAAGCTGCAGGCAGTACCGTTTGGGATGCCGCAGGTCAAGAATATTTAGACCTTTATGGCGGTCATGCCGTGATCTCTATCGGTCATACGCATCCTCACTATGTGAAAAGACTGACTGATCAGTTGAATAAAGTAGGATTTTATTCTAATTCCGTGTTAATTCCTTTACAGGTAGAACTGGCTGAAAAGCTGGGGAAAGTATCTGGAAAAGTAGATTACCAGTTATTTTTATGTAATTCAGGCGCAGAAGCAAACGAAAACGCATTGAAACTGGCTTCTTTCTATAACGGACGTAAAAAAATTATAGCCTTTAAAGGCGCCTTCCACGGAAGAACATCATTGGCAGTTTCTGCTACTGATAATCCAAAAATTATTGCCCCGGTAAATGAAACGGAAAACGTTGTTTTCCTTCCTCACAATGATGAAGCAGCCTTAGAAGCCGCTTTCGCAGCTTATGGTAACGAAGTCTGTGCGGTCATTATTGAAGGTATTCAAGGTGTTGGCGGGATTAAAGAAGCTTCAATTAGCTTCCTTCAAAAAATCCGTTCACTCTGCAATCAATATGATGCGCTTTATATCGCAGATAGCGTACAATGCGGTTACGGCAGAACAGGGAAATTCTATTCTCATGACTATGCTGGCGTTGATGCAGACATATATACCATGGCCAAAGGGATGGGCAATGGTTTTCCTGTAGGGGGAATCTCAATCGCTCCGAAATTTAAACCTTGGCATGGGATGTTAGGGACTACTTTCGGTGGTAATCACCTGGCTTGTGCCGCTGCATTAGCTGTATTGGAAATCATGGATCAGGACCAGCTGATGAAAAATGCAGAAGAAGTTGGTACTTACCTGATCTCGGAACTGAAAAAAATTGAAGGTGTTGTTGAGGTTCGCGGCCGTGGATTAATGATCGGTATCGAACTTCCGGCAAGCTTGCCAAACGTGAAGAAAGACCTGCTGTTTAAGCACCATATCTTTACCGGTGAGGCAAAACCGAATGTCATCAGATTATTGCCAGCTTTAAACTTAACAAAAGCACAGGCAGATCAGTTTTTAACCCATTTTAAAACAGCTTTAACAGGATCATAAGATGAAACAATTCACTTCAGTAAATGATGTTGAAGACATCAAAGAGTTAGTAGAAGCGGCATTGGCCTTGAAAAAGAGCCCTTACGCGCATCAGGAATTAGGAAAAAATAAGACTTTAGGGCTGGTTTTTCTAAACCCTAGCCTGCGCACCCGCTTAAGCACGCAAAAAGCAGCGCTGAACCTTGGGATGAATGTGATGGTGATGAATATGGACAAGGAAGGCTGGGCATTGGAAACACGTGATGGTGTAGTGATGAACGGCACCACTGTAGAACATATTAGAGAGGCTGCAGCAGTAATGGGGCAGTATTGTGATGTGTTGGGTTTGCGTTCTTTTCCGAAATTAGTAAACAGAGACGAGGATTATAACGAAGAGTTTTTTAATAAATTTATTAGCTTTTGCGGTGTTCCGGTAGTGAGTTTAGAAAGTGCCACGCGTCACCCTTTACAAAGTCTGGCAGATCTGGTAACGATCAAAGAAACCTGGAAAGGGGCCAAAAAACCTAAGGTGGTTTTAGCCTGGGCACCTCACATCAAGGCTTTGCCGCAGGCAGTGCCAAATTCATTTTCGGAATGGATGTGTAAAGCACAGGAAGAAGGAATCCTGGATTTCACAATCGTACAGCCAGTAGGTTATGAGCTTTCTAAAGACTTTACGCCAGGGGCGAATATTAGTCATAACATAGATGAGGCCCTACAAGATGCCGATTATATCTACGTGAAAAACTGGTCGAGCTATAAACAATATGGAAAGGTATTGCCTTTTCCTGAAGGATGGATGATCACCAATGAACGGCTAAAAGTGACAAATGATGCAAAAGTAATGCATTGTTTGCCTGTGCGCCGGGACCTGGAACTATCTTCGGAAGTATTGGACGGACCAAATTCTTTGGTAATACAAGAAGCAGGAAATCGTTTATGGGCCGCCCAGGCAGTCCTGAAAGCAGTCCTGGAAAAATTATAATTTTCATTAAGGGATGTTGGGGTAAATCCAGCATCCTTTTTTTATATCGCTAAAATTGTGCGGCCCGGTAAATCAGTTCGGGATAAAATGAGCTGGAATTTCTTGCTGGCATTGTCAGCAGAAAATGGTTAAATGGCCAGTATTTATTAAGGTCAAGAAAGAAAACAGGTTTTGTAAAGCCTTAAATATTGAAAACATATTGATTAAAAATGAAGAAACTAAGTGTAATTAAAATCGGCGGAAATGTAATTGACAACTCGGAGAAACTGCATCAGTTCTTACTGGACTTTAAGGCACTTTCCGGTGATAAGATTTTAATTCATGGAGGTGGAAAAATCGCGACTGAATTAGGGGTTTCCCTGGGCGTAGAAGCGAAAATGGTAGAAGGCCGACGCATTACCGACATTGAAACGCTTAGAATCGTGACCATGGTATATGCCGGTCTGATCAACAAAAATATGGTGGCGCAGTTACAGGCTAAAGGCTGTAATGCCATCGGCCTGACTGGTGCCGATGGGAACATCATTAAAGCAGTTAAACGCCCTGTAAAAGATATTGACTATGGTTTTGTAGGAGACCTGGATGAAAATTCTGTGGCTTCCGGCACGCTGGATAGCCTGCTGAAAGCCGGGTTAGTACCCGTTTTATGTGCGATTACGCACGATGGCGAAAGTCAGCTGCTCAATACCAATGCGGATACCATTGCTTCTGCCGTGGCTGTAGCCATGTCTGATTTATACGATACCGTATTGGTGTACTGTTTTGAAAAAAGAGGCGTTATGCGCGATATAGAAGATGATCATTCCCTGGTTCCCGAGATAAAAATGGAAGAATTTGAAGGACTAAAAGCCGAAGGAGTAGTTTCTGGAGGTATGATCCCTAAATTGCACAATGCTTTTGATGCGATAAAAAAAGGAGTGGCCGCGGTGTATATCGGTAAGGCCGATGAACTTCCTCAGCTAAATGAAGCGGGTTTCGGAACCCGGTTAATCATTTAAATTTTTGAATACCCAGATCAATCACCAACCAAACCATAAAAAGATGAAACAGTTTAACGGCAATATCGCCATTTTAGGAAGCGGAAATATTGGCATTTCTTTGGCCATGGGACTCGTAAAAGCACATTATGCAGCGCCCGGTCAGATTAGTTTAACCAGAAGAAACGTGGATAACCTAGCCCCCTTTGCCGAACAAGGCTTTGTGGTAAGCGGTGATAATGCAGCTGTTGTTGCGGCCTCAGACGTGATTGTACTGGCAGTTCTACCGCAGCAGTTAAACCAGTTAATGGATCAGATCCGCCCTTCCGTAGATTTGAAAAAGCATCTTTTTATCTCTGTGGCCTCCGGCGTGAGTTGTGCAGACATCAGAAGTAAATTGGGCTCGGAAGCCCAGGTTGTTCGCGCAATGCCAAATACGGCCATCGCCATCGGGCAATCCATGACTTGCATCGCTACCGATCAGGCTTCGCCAGAATACATGGAAGAAGTAACCCGTATGTTTGAAACGGTAGGAGCGGTCGTGAAAATAAATGAAGATTTAATGACAGCCGCTACAGCCCTTTGTGCCTGTGGAATTGCTTTCTTTTTAAGAGGAATCAGAGCCGCTTCGCAAGGAGGAGTGGAAATTGGTTTCCATGCAGATGAAGCGTTAAAAATGGCCGTTCAGACCGCAAAAGGAGCCGCTGATCTGCTGTTACAGATGCAGTCGCACCCAGAGCAGGAAATAGATAAAGTAACATCGCCGAAAGGCTGTACCATTGCCGGGTTAAATGAGATGGAGCACAATGGCTTTAGCTCCTCTTTGATTAAAGGCATCAAGCTGTCGGCACAAAAAGCCGGCGCTTTATATACCAAAGAATAAAATTATGATAGAACAACTGCAAAAAGATAGTTTAGAACTGTTGAAACAATTGATTAGCATCTCTTCATTTTCAAAAGAAGAAGATCAGACCGCTGATGTAATTGAACAGTTTTTGCAGATGCGTGAAGTAAAAACTCATCGGAAATTGAATAATGTGTGGGCTTATAACAAACATTTCGATCCGAAAAAGCCAACCCTGCTTTTAAATTCACACCATGACACGGTGAAGCCGAATTCAGGCTATACACGCGATCCTTTCGCGCCAACCGTTGAAGATGGTAAATTATATGGATTGGGCAGTAATGATGCAGGAGGTTGCCTGGTTTCGCTTATAGCGACCTTTCTTTACTTCTATAAGCAGGAAGGTTTGAGCTATAACGTATGTCTGGCCGCTACCGCAGAAGAGGAGATCTCTGGAAATAACGGGCTGGAATGTGTCCTTCCAGACCTCGGTGAGCTGGAATTTGCCATTGTTGGCGAACCTACTTTAATGAATTTAGCCGTTGCTGAACGCGGTTTACTGGTGTTAGATTGCGTAAGTACCGGAAAAGCCGGGCATGCTGCCCGCGAAGAAGGCGACAATGCCATCTATAAAGCACTGAAAGATATTGAATGGTTCCGCAATTATCGTTTTTCTAAGGTTTCAGAGATGTTTGGGCCATTGAAAATGTCGGTCACGATTATCAATGCCGGTTCTCAGCACAATGTGGTGCCTGCAACCTGTACTTTTACAGTCGATGTAAGGGTAACAGATGCTTATGCAAATGAAGAGGTTTTGAAAATTATCAGAACAAATGTGGATTGTACGGTAACTCCGAGATCTGTTCGTTTGAAGCCTTCCTCAATTGACAAGGAACACCCAATTGTACGTGCTGGCATCGCATTGGGAAGAACAACTTACGGCTCTCCAACTACCTCAGATCAGGCACTGCTGAGCATTCCTTCATTGAAAGTTGGGCCTGGTGACTCTGCACGTTCTCACATGGCAGATGAATATGTGTTTGTGAATGAAGTAGAAGAAGGAATTAAGTTATATATCGAGATGT
It contains:
- the argC gene encoding N-acetyl-gamma-glutamyl-phosphate reductase, with product MRVRAGIVGGAGYTGGEMLRLLINHPSVDIVFVNSKSNAGNLISDVHTDLFGDTDIRFTGELSSDIDVLFLCVGHGDAKKFLDANPVAAGIKIIDLSQDFRLKAAAGQDWVYGLPELNRDRIKTASYIANPGCFATCIQLGLLPLAAKGLLKGEVHVNATTGSTGAGQSLSPTSHFSWRNNNLSVYKAFEHQHLNEIGESLIQMDPDFDGVLNFIPQRGDFPRGILASMYVESDLTAEEAQTLYEDYYAAHPFTHVSKKNIDLKQVVNTNKALVHVEKHGNKLFVISIIDNLLKGASGQAVQNMNLIFGLEERQGLSLKAAGF
- a CDS encoding acetylornithine carbamoyltransferase; this encodes MKQFTSVNDVEDIKELVEAALALKKSPYAHQELGKNKTLGLVFLNPSLRTRLSTQKAALNLGMNVMVMNMDKEGWALETRDGVVMNGTTVEHIREAAAVMGQYCDVLGLRSFPKLVNRDEDYNEEFFNKFISFCGVPVVSLESATRHPLQSLADLVTIKETWKGAKKPKVVLAWAPHIKALPQAVPNSFSEWMCKAQEEGILDFTIVQPVGYELSKDFTPGANISHNIDEALQDADYIYVKNWSSYKQYGKVLPFPEGWMITNERLKVTNDAKVMHCLPVRRDLELSSEVLDGPNSLVIQEAGNRLWAAQAVLKAVLEKL
- the proC gene encoding pyrroline-5-carboxylate reductase, whose translation is MKQFNGNIAILGSGNIGISLAMGLVKAHYAAPGQISLTRRNVDNLAPFAEQGFVVSGDNAAVVAASDVIVLAVLPQQLNQLMDQIRPSVDLKKHLFISVASGVSCADIRSKLGSEAQVVRAMPNTAIAIGQSMTCIATDQASPEYMEEVTRMFETVGAVVKINEDLMTAATALCACGIAFFLRGIRAASQGGVEIGFHADEALKMAVQTAKGAADLLLQMQSHPEQEIDKVTSPKGCTIAGLNEMEHNGFSSSLIKGIKLSAQKAGALYTKE
- the argG gene encoding argininosuccinate synthase; the protein is MKKKVVLAFSGGLDTSFCCIYLAQDRGMEVHSVIVNTGGFSEEELQEIEKRAYALGVASHAVVDETANYYEGCIKYLVFGNVLKNATYPLSVSAERVSQATAIANYVKKIGADYVAHGSTGAGNDQVRFDMIFNIIIPNVEIITPIRDLKLSREAEIEYLAKHGVEYSAEKARYSINKGLWGTSVGGKETLTSHETLPEEAWPTQVSETKPRKLELTFEKGELVGIDGETLAPVAAIQKLQAIAQPYGIGRDIHVGDTIIGIKGRVGFEAAAPMVIIKAHHALEKHTLTKWQLSWKEQLGSFYGNWLHEGQFHDPIMRNIEAFLADTQKTVSGKVFVELLPYRFQIIGIESAHDLMSNKFGSYGEMNNAWSGEDVKGFSKIFGNQVMIWHKVNSDES
- a CDS encoding aspartate aminotransferase family protein; the encoded protein is MNLFDVYPLNNIEIVKAAGSTVWDAAGQEYLDLYGGHAVISIGHTHPHYVKRLTDQLNKVGFYSNSVLIPLQVELAEKLGKVSGKVDYQLFLCNSGAEANENALKLASFYNGRKKIIAFKGAFHGRTSLAVSATDNPKIIAPVNETENVVFLPHNDEAALEAAFAAYGNEVCAVIIEGIQGVGGIKEASISFLQKIRSLCNQYDALYIADSVQCGYGRTGKFYSHDYAGVDADIYTMAKGMGNGFPVGGISIAPKFKPWHGMLGTTFGGNHLACAAALAVLEIMDQDQLMKNAEEVGTYLISELKKIEGVVEVRGRGLMIGIELPASLPNVKKDLLFKHHIFTGEAKPNVIRLLPALNLTKAQADQFLTHFKTALTGS
- a CDS encoding N-acetyltransferase, which translates into the protein MNTNDFIVQVALPEHRVFAEEICEEMAESAKARGTGIAKRSPEYVAGKISDGKSVIAFHKDGTWAGFCYIETWSHGQFVANSGLIVSPKFRKAGLAHAIKEKIFELSRQKYPKAKIFGLTTGLAVMKINSDLGYEPVTYSELTQDEDFWKGCQSCVNFEILTMKERKNCMCTAMLYDPATQKHDVAKKFAEELARKPKLYERFMRIKQRLVLKPKSSGKGGVKALLLLLFTFLFK
- the argB gene encoding acetylglutamate kinase: MKKLSVIKIGGNVIDNSEKLHQFLLDFKALSGDKILIHGGGKIATELGVSLGVEAKMVEGRRITDIETLRIVTMVYAGLINKNMVAQLQAKGCNAIGLTGADGNIIKAVKRPVKDIDYGFVGDLDENSVASGTLDSLLKAGLVPVLCAITHDGESQLLNTNADTIASAVAVAMSDLYDTVLVYCFEKRGVMRDIEDDHSLVPEIKMEEFEGLKAEGVVSGGMIPKLHNAFDAIKKGVAAVYIGKADELPQLNEAGFGTRLII
- a CDS encoding M20 family metallo-hydrolase, producing the protein MIEQLQKDSLELLKQLISISSFSKEEDQTADVIEQFLQMREVKTHRKLNNVWAYNKHFDPKKPTLLLNSHHDTVKPNSGYTRDPFAPTVEDGKLYGLGSNDAGGCLVSLIATFLYFYKQEGLSYNVCLAATAEEEISGNNGLECVLPDLGELEFAIVGEPTLMNLAVAERGLLVLDCVSTGKAGHAAREEGDNAIYKALKDIEWFRNYRFSKVSEMFGPLKMSVTIINAGSQHNVVPATCTFTVDVRVTDAYANEEVLKIIRTNVDCTVTPRSVRLKPSSIDKEHPIVRAGIALGRTTYGSPTTSDQALLSIPSLKVGPGDSARSHMADEYVFVNEVEEGIKLYIEMLKPVINGK